A window of Rhabdothermincola salaria contains these coding sequences:
- a CDS encoding carboxylesterase/lipase family protein — protein MGTGGTTRHDDHADAATESVGPGPVVRTEHGPVRGRALPGGAVAFRGIRYGAPPTGMLRWRPPEPPAGWSEVRDALEPGPAAWQPAGGPLDGLVPGMAPAHQGDDCLSLDVWTPGVDDGVRPVLVWIHGGAFSLGAGSLPVYDGARLAAEHDVVVVTVNYRLGVFGFLHPDDASATPNVGLLDQVAALRWVRDTIAGFGGDPSNVTVFGESAGGGSVLSLLAMPSATGLFHRAIVQSGATDLLLDREAAALVVDAVARAAGLTAGDVDGLRTLPAAALLEAQATAAKELFTTVGTMPFHPCVDGEVLPTSWLDAAARGVNPVPLVIGTTRDEMALFSAMDPRAAALDDAGLRRRLDRAGHDTDLVVDAYRTVGVVDPPHVWSRVQTDTQMWVPAQRLAEAHARHAPVWVYRFDRPAADPRLGACHGVDIPFPFGTTDTGGWGDFLGDQRSASALSAVVRRLWTAFARHGRPDTESVDWPAHGPDRATLLLDDAVTVVHDPDAAVRRLWSDPQP, from the coding sequence ATGGGGACCGGGGGCACGACACGACACGACGACCACGCCGACGCCGCGACCGAGTCGGTCGGCCCCGGCCCGGTGGTGCGCACCGAGCACGGGCCGGTGCGGGGCCGGGCCCTGCCAGGGGGCGCGGTCGCCTTTCGGGGGATCCGCTACGGCGCCCCACCCACCGGCATGCTCCGGTGGCGGCCACCGGAGCCGCCCGCGGGGTGGTCCGAGGTCCGCGACGCGCTCGAACCGGGGCCGGCCGCCTGGCAGCCCGCCGGCGGGCCGCTCGACGGTCTCGTCCCGGGCATGGCCCCCGCGCACCAGGGCGACGACTGCCTCTCGCTCGACGTCTGGACCCCGGGCGTCGACGACGGTGTCCGACCCGTCCTCGTCTGGATCCACGGCGGGGCCTTCAGCCTCGGGGCCGGTTCGCTGCCCGTGTACGACGGCGCCCGACTGGCCGCCGAGCACGACGTCGTGGTGGTCACCGTGAACTACCGCCTCGGCGTCTTCGGGTTCCTCCACCCCGACGACGCCTCCGCCACCCCCAACGTGGGCCTGCTCGACCAGGTCGCGGCCCTCCGGTGGGTGCGTGACACCATCGCCGGGTTCGGTGGCGACCCGTCCAACGTCACCGTGTTCGGCGAGAGCGCCGGCGGTGGCAGCGTGCTCTCGCTGCTGGCCATGCCGTCGGCGACGGGCCTGTTCCACCGGGCGATCGTGCAGAGCGGCGCCACCGACCTGCTGCTCGACCGGGAGGCCGCCGCGCTGGTGGTCGACGCCGTGGCGCGGGCGGCCGGTCTCACCGCCGGCGACGTCGACGGGCTGCGGACCCTGCCCGCCGCCGCCCTGCTCGAGGCCCAGGCCACCGCGGCGAAGGAGCTCTTCACGACGGTGGGCACCATGCCCTTCCACCCGTGCGTCGACGGCGAGGTGCTGCCCACCTCGTGGCTCGACGCCGCCGCCCGGGGTGTGAACCCCGTGCCGCTCGTCATCGGCACGACCCGAGACGAGATGGCGCTGTTCTCGGCCATGGACCCGCGGGCCGCCGCCCTCGACGACGCCGGGCTACGACGCCGCCTCGACCGCGCCGGCCACGACACCGACCTCGTCGTCGACGCGTACCGGACCGTCGGCGTGGTCGACCCCCCGCACGTCTGGTCGAGGGTCCAGACCGACACGCAGATGTGGGTACCCGCCCAACGACTCGCCGAGGCCCACGCCCGCCACGCGCCCGTGTGGGTCTACCGCTTCGACCGGCCCGCCGCCGACCCGAGGCTCGGCGCCTGCCACGGGGTGGACATCCCGTTTCCGTTCGGCACCACCGACACGGGTGGGTGGGGCGACTTCCTCGGCGACCAGCGCTCGGCCTCGGCCCTGTCCGCCGTGGTCCGCCGGCTGTGGACCGCCTTCGCCCGCCACGGGCGACCCGACACCGAGTCGGTCGACTGGCCGGCTCACGGCCCCGACCGCGCCACCCTGTTGCTCGACGACGCCGTCACCGTCGTCCACGATCCCGACGCGGCCGTACGGCGCCTCTGGAGCGATCCGCAGCCCTGA
- a CDS encoding SDR family NAD(P)-dependent oxidoreductase, protein MDQLEGRVAVVTGAGSGMGQAMAQRFAGEGMRVVAADIEQPALDATVAALADGGATAIGVRTDVSSASDVEMLAETAYTEFGGVHLVCANAGVFTGGLVWERTVADFEWTMGVNYFGIVHAIRSFVPRMLAGGEPGHVVTTASMGGLVTNAYSGPYYGSKFAAVGLTECLAHDLASVGAPIGVSCLVPSLVATGIGTSGRNRPERFVDRLRPDPTPDAEFVDAAIRDSTASGMAPDEVADLVLDAVRADRFWIPTKPSYHDQIRGRHDDMQALRLPASPTLD, encoded by the coding sequence ATGGATCAACTCGAAGGAAGGGTCGCCGTCGTCACCGGTGCCGGCAGCGGCATGGGGCAGGCGATGGCCCAGAGGTTCGCCGGCGAGGGCATGCGGGTGGTGGCGGCCGACATCGAGCAGCCGGCGCTCGACGCCACCGTGGCCGCCCTGGCCGATGGTGGCGCGACCGCGATCGGGGTGCGCACCGACGTGTCGTCGGCCTCCGACGTGGAGATGCTGGCCGAGACGGCGTACACCGAGTTCGGCGGGGTGCACCTGGTGTGCGCCAACGCGGGGGTGTTCACCGGCGGGTTGGTGTGGGAGCGCACCGTCGCCGACTTCGAGTGGACGATGGGCGTCAACTACTTCGGCATCGTGCACGCCATCCGCTCGTTCGTCCCCCGGATGCTCGCTGGTGGCGAGCCCGGGCACGTGGTGACCACGGCCTCCATGGGCGGCCTGGTCACCAACGCGTACTCCGGGCCCTACTACGGCTCGAAGTTCGCGGCGGTGGGCCTCACCGAGTGCCTGGCCCACGACCTGGCCTCGGTGGGCGCGCCCATCGGCGTGTCGTGCCTGGTGCCGAGCCTGGTGGCCACCGGCATCGGCACCTCGGGCCGCAACCGGCCCGAGCGCTTCGTCGACCGGCTCCGTCCCGACCCCACGCCCGACGCCGAATTCGTCGACGCCGCCATCCGCGACTCCACCGCGTCGGGCATGGCTCCCGACGAGGTCGCCGACCTGGTCCTCGACGCCGTGCGGGCCGACCGCTTCTGGATCCCCACCAAGCCCAGCTACCACGACCAGATCCGCGGCCGCCACGACGACATGCAGGCTCTGCGCCTGCCCGCGTCACCGACGCTCGACTAG
- a CDS encoding VOC family protein encodes MAIGGSRIYHVNSNCTDLARSVAFYEALGLQPVTRTVPSRPQPGSAFGLDEVAWDAWMLQGDCGYDGLSLDLLQWTVPPPTGASPATMWEPGFSRLVLTVPELDQVLDAVTAHGGRLLAGPSPVVDPEGASVPTAMVADPDGVAVQLEDGDDTRIARVVVNTVDLDESLSYYLDVLGLRLVGRWEGASADGSLFGVEGAVEYSRADVADSGSQFGVSLVQWHRPVAPTSGDRRVRGANELGLFRMAWSTDDCARDEAVVRAAGSEPFAPTGELSVGDDLPLLRVLFWPGPDGECLELIEVTSASGALD; translated from the coding sequence ATGGCCATCGGGGGTTCTCGCATCTACCACGTCAACTCCAACTGCACGGACCTCGCCCGGTCCGTGGCGTTCTACGAGGCGTTGGGGTTGCAGCCGGTCACCCGCACGGTGCCGAGCCGGCCCCAGCCCGGTAGCGCCTTCGGTCTGGACGAGGTGGCCTGGGACGCCTGGATGCTCCAGGGCGACTGTGGCTACGACGGTCTGTCGTTGGACCTGTTGCAGTGGACGGTGCCGCCGCCCACCGGCGCCTCGCCGGCCACCATGTGGGAACCGGGCTTCTCCCGGCTGGTGCTCACCGTGCCCGAGCTCGACCAGGTCCTCGACGCCGTGACCGCCCATGGGGGGCGGCTCCTCGCCGGGCCGTCCCCGGTCGTCGACCCCGAGGGGGCGTCGGTGCCCACGGCCATGGTCGCCGATCCCGATGGCGTGGCCGTGCAGCTCGAGGACGGCGACGACACCCGCATCGCCCGCGTGGTCGTCAACACCGTCGACCTCGACGAGTCGCTCTCCTACTACCTCGACGTGCTCGGGCTGCGGCTGGTGGGCCGTTGGGAGGGGGCGTCGGCTGACGGGTCGCTCTTCGGTGTCGAGGGCGCGGTCGAGTACAGCCGGGCCGACGTGGCCGACAGCGGTTCGCAGTTCGGGGTGTCGCTCGTGCAGTGGCACCGACCGGTGGCGCCCACGAGCGGCGACCGACGGGTGCGGGGAGCCAACGAGCTGGGTCTGTTCCGCATGGCGTGGTCGACCGACGACTGCGCCCGCGACGAAGCCGTGGTGCGCGCCGCCGGCAGCGAGCCCTTCGCCCCCACCGGAGAGCTGTCGGTGGGCGACGACCTCCCGCTGCTGCGGGTGCTCTTCTGGCCCGGCCCCGACGGCGAGTGCCTCGAGCTCATCGAGGTCACCTCGGCCAGCGGCGCTCTCGACTGA
- a CDS encoding diadenylate cyclase yields the protein MTAADIDTSQPHVEPPDPVGEAVTRVLAGVMFGASVGLSHQHPGEDSHTGLEGPGSVSATASGPDGWETTCTVCLDERIAGLLQEGSEPLMEMLGGLPAAGLRAAERFRGTAVDPVTGRLDPAVRRALRDVVAAEVLADYVPSSADQAHKAALVGEVIEYLVELSSTRVESHDLTHGVLIADVLEEDPRLLFDYPADVRAAKRAPLLFDGQRSVLVVDGHGHARTELQWHRIDRLATDDVTLEPALSPAGRRMASPRRSVALVESGSLVAAASRRLGGLGFFLRADRSIWTFLSGRPFLVRRGEHWSAFPLQLAALVERMIGGGEAAGIVVDAAFIVSGDRGGAILAIVDDASAIDGTVPLKDRYDLRDDVDPLAMRPETKLHHLIDAKDIDDVTLARLALLDGATIVDRDGRLLAYGAIVDSADSEHEGARTAAAKSLSKTAMVVLKVSADGDITVFRDGRVVATLLGPPPL from the coding sequence GTGACCGCAGCCGACATCGACACCTCCCAGCCGCACGTCGAGCCCCCGGACCCGGTGGGCGAGGCGGTCACGCGCGTCCTCGCCGGGGTGATGTTCGGGGCGTCGGTCGGGCTGTCGCACCAGCACCCGGGCGAGGACTCCCACACGGGCCTCGAGGGCCCCGGGTCCGTCAGCGCCACCGCGTCGGGCCCCGACGGCTGGGAGACCACCTGCACCGTGTGCCTCGACGAGCGCATCGCCGGTCTGCTCCAGGAGGGGTCCGAACCCCTCATGGAGATGCTCGGCGGCCTCCCGGCAGCGGGCCTGCGGGCCGCGGAGCGGTTCCGGGGCACGGCCGTCGACCCCGTCACCGGTCGGCTCGACCCGGCCGTGCGACGGGCGCTGCGCGACGTCGTGGCCGCCGAGGTGCTGGCCGACTACGTGCCGTCCTCCGCCGACCAGGCCCACAAGGCCGCGCTGGTGGGCGAGGTCATCGAGTACCTGGTCGAGCTCAGCTCCACCCGGGTCGAGTCCCACGACCTCACCCACGGGGTGCTGATCGCCGACGTCTTGGAGGAGGATCCGCGGCTGCTGTTCGACTACCCGGCCGACGTGCGCGCCGCCAAGCGGGCCCCGTTGCTGTTCGACGGGCAGCGGTCCGTGCTGGTCGTCGACGGCCACGGCCACGCCCGCACCGAGCTGCAGTGGCATCGCATCGACCGCCTGGCCACCGACGACGTCACCCTCGAGCCGGCGTTGAGTCCGGCCGGGCGGCGCATGGCCAGCCCCCGGCGCAGCGTCGCCCTGGTCGAGAGCGGCTCGCTGGTGGCTGCGGCCAGCCGCCGTCTCGGTGGGCTCGGCTTCTTCCTCCGGGCCGATCGCAGCATCTGGACCTTCCTCTCGGGCCGTCCGTTCCTGGTGCGCCGAGGCGAGCACTGGTCGGCGTTCCCGTTGCAGCTGGCGGCGCTCGTCGAGCGCATGATCGGCGGCGGTGAGGCGGCGGGCATCGTCGTCGACGCCGCCTTCATCGTCTCGGGCGACCGCGGTGGGGCCATCCTGGCCATCGTCGACGACGCCTCGGCCATCGACGGCACGGTGCCGCTCAAGGACCGCTACGACCTGCGCGACGACGTCGATCCGCTGGCCATGCGCCCCGAGACGAAGCTGCACCACCTCATCGACGCCAAGGACATCGACGACGTCACCCTCGCCCGCCTGGCCCTGCTCGACGGGGCCACGATCGTCGACCGCGACGGTCGCCTGCTGGCCTACGGCGCCATCGTCGACAGCGCCGACAGCGAGCACGAGGGGGCCCGCACTGCGGCGGCCAAGTCGCTGTCGAAGACGGCCATGGTGGTGCTGAAGGTGTCGGCCGACGGCGACATCACCGTGTTCCGCGACGGCCGCGTGGTCGCCACCCTGCTGGGCCCGCCCCCGCTCTGA
- a CDS encoding cytochrome P450 has translation MPSDLTLDTIDLSSIDFWARPWAERHAAFALLRRERPIAFFEEPELAGFPKGPGYHAITRHADILTISRTPEVFSSAQGAVSIIDMPAELNEFYGSFISMDDPRHARLRKIVAGTFTPRMLNKIYDDVERVAVDTVAAVAPKGEVDLVAEISSPFPLLVICDMMGIPESERQMVLEQSNIILSGGDPEFMPEGVDPVTAFIGAGEQLVALMDGLATERRDHPTDDLLSALVNTDVDGERLTQQELASFFILLAVAGNETTRTAVSHGVAALGENPDQRRIWADDVEGVTPTAIEEIVRYASPVIWMRRTVTRDHELSGHQFHEGDKVLMFYGSANRDDAVFDDPDRFDVRRDPNPHVGFGGPGPHFCLGAHLARREIGLVFRELFRQLPDLELAGPPEQLRSSFINGIKHLPVRFTPKG, from the coding sequence ATGCCCAGCGATCTCACCCTCGACACCATCGACCTCTCGAGCATCGACTTCTGGGCTCGGCCGTGGGCCGAACGCCACGCCGCCTTCGCCCTGCTGCGACGAGAACGACCCATCGCCTTCTTCGAGGAACCAGAGCTGGCCGGGTTCCCCAAGGGCCCCGGCTACCACGCCATCACCCGCCACGCCGACATCCTGACCATCAGCCGCACCCCCGAGGTGTTCTCCTCGGCGCAGGGGGCGGTGTCCATCATCGACATGCCCGCCGAGCTCAACGAGTTCTACGGCTCGTTCATCTCCATGGACGATCCCCGCCACGCCCGGCTGCGCAAGATCGTCGCCGGCACCTTCACGCCCCGCATGCTCAACAAGATCTACGACGACGTCGAGCGGGTGGCCGTCGACACGGTCGCCGCGGTGGCCCCCAAGGGCGAGGTCGACCTCGTCGCCGAGATCTCCAGCCCGTTCCCGCTGCTGGTCATCTGCGACATGATGGGCATCCCCGAGAGCGAGCGCCAGATGGTGCTCGAGCAGTCCAACATCATCCTGTCGGGCGGCGACCCGGAGTTCATGCCCGAAGGCGTCGACCCGGTCACCGCGTTCATCGGCGCCGGCGAGCAGTTGGTGGCTCTCATGGACGGCCTGGCCACCGAGCGGCGCGACCACCCCACCGACGACCTGCTCTCGGCGTTGGTCAACACCGACGTCGACGGGGAGCGCCTCACCCAGCAGGAGCTGGCGTCGTTCTTCATCTTGTTGGCCGTGGCCGGCAACGAGACCACCCGCACCGCGGTGTCCCACGGCGTCGCCGCCCTCGGCGAGAACCCCGACCAGCGCCGGATCTGGGCCGACGACGTCGAGGGCGTCACCCCCACCGCCATCGAGGAGATCGTGCGCTACGCCTCACCGGTGATCTGGATGCGCCGCACCGTCACCCGCGATCACGAGCTGTCCGGGCACCAGTTCCACGAGGGCGACAAGGTGCTGATGTTCTACGGCTCGGCCAACCGCGACGACGCCGTCTTCGACGACCCGGACCGCTTCGACGTGCGCCGCGACCCCAACCCCCACGTGGGCTTCGGCGGGCCCGGTCCCCACTTCTGCCTGGGCGCCCACCTGGCCCGCCGCGAGATCGGGCTGGTGTTCCGCGAGCTGTTCCGCCAGCTCCCCGACCTCGAGCTGGCCGGCCCACCCGAGCAGCTGCGCTCGAGCTTCATCAACGGCATCAAGCACCTCCCGGTGCGCTTCACCCCCAAGGGCTGA
- a CDS encoding class II aldolase/adducin family protein produces MSAETTTAPTTGRADAAISEGAVPDGLTLSQGGAEVWSPSITPPIGVDLDERQALACAFRILAAHDFCENIAGHITWAPEGHDSMWVNPWGLWWEEICASDICRVDADGRVVEGRWDVTPAFHIHTELHRRRPDARVVVHNHPYHAVVLAALGLVPEFLHQQSSMYDGEVAFVSEYAGEVDSAELGADLADRIGDASVVILANHGVIVTAATIEEATYKAATLDRQCRLMLDVVTSGRAATTVPSAVRPPMKASLLERGTEVFWAGAVRRLLRESPEVLT; encoded by the coding sequence ATGAGCGCCGAGACCACGACAGCACCGACGACGGGCCGCGCCGACGCCGCCATCTCCGAAGGCGCCGTCCCCGACGGCCTCACCCTGAGCCAGGGGGGCGCCGAGGTGTGGTCGCCGAGCATCACCCCGCCCATCGGGGTCGACCTCGACGAACGCCAGGCCCTGGCCTGCGCCTTCCGCATCCTCGCCGCCCACGACTTCTGCGAGAACATCGCCGGGCACATCACCTGGGCGCCCGAGGGCCACGACTCGATGTGGGTCAACCCGTGGGGGCTGTGGTGGGAGGAGATCTGCGCCTCCGACATCTGCCGCGTCGACGCCGACGGTCGGGTCGTCGAGGGCCGTTGGGACGTCACCCCGGCCTTCCACATCCACACCGAGCTGCACCGTCGCCGACCCGACGCCCGGGTGGTCGTGCACAACCACCCGTACCACGCCGTGGTGCTGGCGGCCCTGGGTCTGGTCCCGGAGTTCCTGCACCAGCAGTCCTCGATGTACGACGGCGAGGTCGCCTTCGTGAGCGAGTACGCCGGCGAGGTCGACTCCGCCGAGCTGGGCGCCGACCTGGCCGACCGCATCGGCGACGCCTCGGTGGTCATCCTGGCCAACCACGGGGTCATCGTCACCGCCGCCACCATCGAGGAGGCCACCTACAAGGCGGCCACCCTCGACCGCCAGTGCCGCCTGATGCTCGACGTGGTGACGTCGGGCCGGGCGGCCACCACCGTCCCGTCGGCGGTGCGTCCGCCCATGAAGGCGTCGCTGCTCGAACGGGGCACCGAGGTCTTCTGGGCCGGCGCCGTACGCCGGCTCCTGCGCGAATCCCCGGAGGTCCTCACATGA
- a CDS encoding amidohydrolase family protein, producing the protein MSISIDDLAANADFTTGGKSKTGSVTFLPEPERRARRYTIISADDHIVEPPDTFDGRVPAALADRAPKIVEKDDGAEVWVYDGQEFPNVGFNAVVGRPVSEYSFEPARFDEMRRGAWDIDARIADMDLNGVYASVNFPSFLPGFAGQRLQLTTKDTELAMATVRAWNDWHIESWAGSHPDRIIPCQIPWLLDPEVAADEVRRNAERGFKAITFSEAPHMLGLPTLHSGHWDPLMAACAETGTVVNLHIGSSGTSPATAPDAPPDTVGVLFFGYAMFAAIDWLYSMLPVRFPDLKLCMSEGGIGWVAGLMDRLDHMLGYHDMYGTWTGTDLTPAEVLKRNFWFCAVEDPSSFVQRERIGVENILLESDYPHCDSTWPNTQEIVHREIGDLPADDVRRITWANAADLYRFPVPESVQEDPEAF; encoded by the coding sequence ATGAGCATCAGCATCGACGATCTGGCCGCCAACGCCGATTTCACCACCGGCGGCAAGTCCAAGACCGGTTCGGTCACGTTCCTGCCCGAGCCCGAACGGCGGGCCCGCCGCTACACGATCATCTCGGCCGACGACCACATCGTCGAGCCGCCCGACACCTTCGACGGACGGGTGCCGGCGGCGCTGGCCGACCGGGCACCCAAGATCGTGGAGAAGGACGACGGGGCCGAGGTGTGGGTCTACGACGGCCAGGAGTTCCCCAACGTGGGCTTCAACGCCGTGGTGGGTCGCCCGGTCAGCGAGTACTCGTTCGAACCGGCCCGCTTCGACGAGATGCGCCGCGGCGCCTGGGACATCGACGCCCGCATCGCCGACATGGACCTCAACGGCGTGTACGCCAGCGTCAACTTCCCGTCGTTCCTGCCCGGGTTCGCCGGCCAGCGCCTCCAGCTGACCACCAAGGACACCGAGCTGGCCATGGCCACCGTGCGGGCCTGGAACGACTGGCACATCGAGTCGTGGGCCGGGTCGCACCCCGACCGCATCATCCCCTGTCAGATCCCGTGGCTGCTCGATCCCGAGGTGGCCGCCGACGAGGTGCGCCGCAACGCCGAGCGGGGCTTCAAGGCCATCACCTTCAGCGAGGCCCCCCACATGCTGGGCCTGCCCACGCTGCACTCCGGACACTGGGACCCGCTCATGGCCGCCTGCGCCGAGACGGGCACGGTCGTGAACCTCCACATCGGCTCGTCGGGCACCTCGCCGGCCACCGCCCCCGACGCCCCGCCCGACACGGTGGGCGTGCTGTTCTTCGGCTACGCCATGTTCGCGGCCATCGACTGGCTGTACTCGATGCTTCCGGTGCGGTTCCCGGACCTCAAGCTCTGCATGAGCGAGGGCGGCATCGGCTGGGTGGCCGGGCTCATGGACCGCCTCGACCACATGCTCGGCTACCACGACATGTACGGCACCTGGACCGGCACCGACCTCACCCCGGCCGAGGTCCTGAAGCGCAACTTCTGGTTCTGTGCGGTGGAGGATCCCTCGTCGTTCGTGCAGCGCGAGCGCATCGGGGTCGAGAACATCCTGCTGGAGAGCGACTACCCGCACTGCGACTCCACCTGGCCCAACACCCAGGAGATCGTGCACCGCGAGATCGGCGACCTCCCCGCCGACGACGTCCGTCGCATCACCTGGGCCAACGCCGCCGACCTCTACCGGTTCCCCGTGCCCGAGTCGGTGCAGGAGGATCCCGAGGCGTTCTGA
- a CDS encoding aromatic ring-hydroxylating oxygenase subunit alpha gives MAIGHPVTGLSDPDLVDTTITPSVAPVRIPRERYTSTTFAAMEAERMWPFAWQIACTIDHVPEPGDFFEYVTGNLSVLVVRGDDGELRAFLNSCPHRASAICTGAGSGLEELRCPFHRWAWDFDGTLREVPSRKGFGAGFRTEDHGLAPARVDTWGPLVFVNPDPEAMALPEYMDGMWHDADWAGLMEFHADAAISVPAPANWKVVAEGFSEIYHVQGIHPEMLPTIDDIHSPQRLWTHTGVCYQQYGLPSPRLRDVTDEQVWEGMVATQGARFGAADGDPLPEIPEGQTLRDVFAQRVRDVQAARGVDMSGYTVDEIMNLSQYNLFPNATVLIWGDMVNVLIARPGATPDDAHLVMFLLHRRPEGSPRTRVEEMSLPAGTPLGLVIGQDVELLEGIQRGMHQARPTHVVMSSEEVRAINLHRNLERYLGISPSQMQPLGG, from the coding sequence ATGGCCATCGGCCACCCTGTGACCGGACTGTCCGACCCCGACCTCGTCGACACCACCATCACCCCGTCGGTGGCGCCGGTGCGCATCCCCCGCGAGCGCTACACCTCGACCACGTTCGCGGCCATGGAGGCCGAGCGCATGTGGCCCTTCGCCTGGCAGATCGCCTGCACCATCGACCACGTGCCCGAGCCCGGCGACTTCTTCGAGTACGTGACCGGCAACCTCTCGGTGCTCGTCGTGCGGGGCGACGACGGCGAGCTGCGGGCGTTCCTCAACAGCTGCCCCCACCGGGCCTCGGCCATCTGCACCGGGGCCGGTTCGGGCCTCGAGGAGCTGCGCTGCCCGTTCCACCGGTGGGCGTGGGACTTCGACGGCACCCTGCGCGAGGTGCCCTCCCGCAAGGGGTTCGGCGCCGGGTTCCGCACCGAAGACCACGGTCTGGCCCCCGCCCGGGTGGACACCTGGGGGCCTCTGGTCTTCGTGAACCCCGACCCGGAGGCCATGGCGCTGCCCGAGTACATGGACGGCATGTGGCATGACGCCGACTGGGCCGGGCTCATGGAGTTCCATGCCGATGCCGCCATCTCGGTGCCCGCCCCGGCCAACTGGAAGGTGGTGGCCGAGGGTTTCTCGGAGATCTACCACGTGCAGGGCATCCACCCCGAGATGCTGCCCACCATCGACGACATCCACTCGCCGCAGCGGCTGTGGACCCACACCGGGGTCTGCTACCAGCAGTACGGCCTGCCCAGCCCGCGGCTGCGCGATGTCACCGACGAGCAGGTGTGGGAGGGCATGGTGGCCACCCAGGGAGCCCGCTTCGGGGCCGCCGACGGCGATCCGCTGCCGGAGATCCCCGAGGGTCAGACTCTTCGCGACGTGTTCGCCCAGCGGGTGCGCGACGTGCAGGCGGCCCGAGGGGTCGACATGTCGGGCTACACGGTCGACGAGATCATGAACCTGTCGCAGTACAACCTGTTCCCCAACGCCACCGTGTTGATCTGGGGTGACATGGTCAACGTGTTGATCGCCCGCCCCGGCGCCACCCCCGACGACGCCCACCTGGTGATGTTCCTGCTGCACCGGCGCCCGGAGGGTTCGCCCCGTACGCGTGTCGAGGAGATGTCCCTACCGGCGGGCACACCGCTCGGGTTGGTCATCGGCCAGGACGTGGAGCTGCTCGAGGGCATCCAGCGGGGCATGCACCAGGCACGGCCCACCCACGTGGTGATGAGCAGCGAGGAGGTGCGGGCCATCAACCTGCACCGCAACCTCGAGCGCTACCTGGGCATCTCACCCAGCCAGATGCAGCCCCTGGGCGGTTGA
- a CDS encoding nuclear transport factor 2 family protein, which produces MDLDELLAREEIRDVVKRLARGTDRLDEELMASSYHPDGYDDHNSFRGTGTEFARWVVEVLPHFAATHHFIGDPHFRSIEGDVAQVDTYCIAHHLSRPDDDGRATDMILALRYVDRFERRDGSWRIAHRVCAFDWTYEVPFDAGARFVFEDDFTVGARDRTDITYRDLERRPD; this is translated from the coding sequence ATGGACCTCGACGAGCTGCTCGCCCGTGAAGAGATCCGCGACGTCGTCAAGCGACTGGCCCGGGGCACCGACCGCCTCGACGAGGAGCTGATGGCGTCGAGCTACCACCCCGACGGCTACGACGACCACAACTCGTTCCGGGGCACGGGCACCGAGTTCGCCCGCTGGGTGGTGGAGGTGCTCCCGCACTTCGCCGCTACCCACCACTTCATCGGTGATCCGCACTTCCGCAGCATCGAGGGCGACGTGGCCCAGGTGGACACCTACTGCATCGCCCACCACCTCAGCCGCCCCGACGACGACGGCCGGGCCACCGACATGATCCTGGCCCTGCGCTACGTCGACCGCTTCGAACGGCGCGACGGCTCCTGGCGCATCGCCCACCGGGTGTGCGCCTTCGACTGGACCTACGAGGTGCCCTTCGACGCCGGCGCCCGGTTCGTCTTCGAGGACGACTTCACCGTCGGGGCAAGGGACCGCACCGACATCACCTACCGCGACCTCGAGCGGCGCCCCGACTGA